From one Flavobacteriales bacterium genomic stretch:
- a CDS encoding response regulator transcription factor: METPAIPIALVDDHTLFRSMMAEMLDGIPQYQVVLEASHGVEYMRAIKNGTEISVAVVDLHMPLMDGYETIAWIRANTPGTRALALTFEGSEEAQERALRAGACGFLRKDISKSVFLDALNQVAVLGHYHHPSEVRQAQALRKEHEQRRSVALSSLTDRELAFIRLVCNEHELTNDQVAERMGVHRRTVDGYRETVYRKCDVKTKAGLVVFAFKWGILP, encoded by the coding sequence ACCACACGCTGTTCCGCAGCATGATGGCGGAGATGCTCGACGGCATTCCCCAATACCAGGTGGTGCTGGAGGCCAGCCACGGCGTGGAGTACATGCGCGCCATCAAGAACGGCACCGAGATCTCGGTAGCGGTGGTGGACCTGCACATGCCGCTGATGGACGGCTATGAGACCATCGCCTGGATACGCGCCAACACCCCCGGCACGCGCGCCCTGGCCCTCACCTTCGAGGGCAGCGAGGAGGCCCAGGAAAGGGCCTTGCGCGCCGGTGCCTGCGGTTTCCTGCGCAAGGACATCAGCAAGAGCGTCTTCCTCGATGCGCTGAACCAGGTGGCGGTGCTGGGCCATTACCACCACCCATCGGAGGTGAGGCAGGCACAGGCCCTGCGCAAGGAGCACGAGCAGCGCCGCAGTGTTGCGCTGAGCAGCCTCACGGACCGGGAGCTTGCCTTCATCAGGCTGGTGTGCAACGAGCACGAGCTCACCAACGACCAGGTGGCCGAGCGCATGGGTGTTCACCGCCGCACCGTTGACGGTTACCGCGAAACCGTGTACCGCAAGTGCGATGTGAAGACCAAGGCCGGGCTGGTGGTCTTCGCCTTCAAGTGGGGCATACTGCCTTAG
- a CDS encoding cation transporter produces MPQHEHAHSHTGHHHHEHAHGHVSAASAVALRTAFFVNLAFTLVEVVGGWWTGSIAVLTDALHDAGDCLVLGTAWYLQRVAMKGRDSHYSYGYGRYSMLGGWLTSVVLIIGALFMLTVSVPKLWAPELPHSLGMIGFALFGLAMNGFAAWKLHGGQTLNERGAYLHLLEDVLGWAAVLVGGIVIYFTNWAIVDPLLSVAISAYILINAIGTLKKGTGILMQEIPAGLDMQQVRTDLMAIPHVIDLHDQHTWTLDGSFIVHTVHVVVEGIDHREALGIKAKAREALQKHGIHHATIELEWADEDCGTKC; encoded by the coding sequence ATGCCCCAACACGAGCACGCACACTCGCACACGGGCCATCACCACCACGAGCACGCCCACGGCCACGTTTCCGCCGCAAGTGCCGTAGCCCTCCGCACCGCCTTCTTCGTCAACCTCGCCTTCACGCTCGTAGAGGTCGTTGGCGGCTGGTGGACGGGCAGCATCGCGGTGCTCACCGATGCCCTGCACGATGCGGGCGACTGCCTGGTGCTCGGCACCGCGTGGTACCTGCAACGCGTGGCCATGAAGGGTCGAGATTCGCATTACAGCTACGGCTACGGTCGCTACAGCATGCTCGGCGGATGGCTCACCAGCGTGGTGCTCATCATCGGGGCGCTCTTCATGCTCACCGTGAGCGTGCCCAAGCTCTGGGCGCCGGAGCTGCCGCATTCACTGGGCATGATCGGCTTCGCGCTCTTCGGCCTCGCCATGAACGGCTTCGCCGCGTGGAAGCTGCACGGCGGGCAAACGCTGAACGAGCGCGGCGCTTACCTGCATTTGCTGGAGGACGTGCTCGGCTGGGCCGCGGTGCTCGTGGGCGGCATCGTCATCTACTTCACCAACTGGGCCATCGTCGATCCATTGCTCAGCGTCGCCATCAGCGCCTACATCCTCATCAACGCCATCGGTACCTTGAAGAAAGGAACCGGCATCCTCATGCAGGAGATCCCCGCGGGGCTCGACATGCAGCAGGTGCGCACCGACCTCATGGCCATCCCGCACGTCATCGACCTGCACGACCAGCACACGTGGACGCTCGACGGCAGCTTCATCGTGCATACCGTGCATGTGGTGGTTGAGGGCATTGATCACCGCGAAGCGCTCGGCATCAAGGCCAAGGCCCGCGAGGCGCTGCAGAAGCACGGCATCCACCACGCCACCATCGAACTCGAATGGGCCGATGAGGATTGCGGGACGAAATGCTGA
- a CDS encoding tetratricopeptide repeat protein — MPDALSAKLNDFAGYVADALDRHRSGKHADALGNMRKAAEAACKVLLLQKVSALQAASVIEGSNLQLLIGSVQRHAQVPQEVVNHLKALQIQGNKGVHDEPVMRSSATIGAVHLAALVQWLYAERLRMPLPKQLAEALSGKAVKDRLEAERRKQEEEQRAQAAHIAGLQARLDEIASAEARKGDERAALEAELAAIRAQADEGQALRKELTQLRLVVEKQGERAGAPALPPPAEAAAPKRTSRTWWWMAAVAAGIAISVMLVRTSGEAEPLGEDWSAPADTVLRVVLLPFQVLQDDPNLELRFEEVLRKHLHAHAAAHGIPAEIRLLREARALSGDDAVRLADSLHARLLFHGELTEPTATDSGAVSLHYVMRRMNSSEANRLVPLRFRTLAERATELLVATTGNLLDRAMANVHASKGEWSRALELLYASEPTTTEVDFVNRGFRVDCHARLGQFKEALREATAMVNLQPDNAYGWMLTANVLDTLGQLPEARATYEEALLRAPRHTGILTDLAELYLGASDRSAQAIARGLELALRAIEADSTSGRARFLAGFAAYAQGDWPQSMHHLERAIATGNAPAKARTLLAELLILRVSPADHRRAEALLLDAFRIDSTDARTLFNLGELYTRTPLADPEKAQAFYARARLSDQVMERERTIGLANAALMQGRNEEAISLIMPIWEQDSTNVLAGQAYAQALLNLKRYPEAVRVAEQLLAIDPLSKHGHMNLGLIHRLGDASVRDLPKAAAHYQAALRSDPFDTLALINLGGILFDLQDLNGTVRIMQRAVAAAPRSHQAHRTLALALNASGRDREALTHYIMAHELWPHDDLVASNLAYLLLAEGLTQDPARALALAEHSMRLAPSAPNRTVLAMALAKNDRFVEAAQQYSRAVAEDPTVRWPELEAYLATKGF, encoded by the coding sequence ATGCCCGATGCCCTTTCCGCCAAGCTGAACGACTTCGCCGGTTACGTGGCCGATGCGTTGGATCGGCACCGCAGCGGGAAGCATGCCGATGCGCTGGGCAACATGCGCAAGGCGGCGGAGGCGGCGTGCAAGGTGCTGCTGCTGCAGAAGGTGAGCGCGTTGCAGGCGGCCAGCGTGATCGAGGGGTCGAACCTGCAGCTCTTGATCGGCTCGGTGCAGCGGCACGCGCAAGTGCCGCAGGAAGTGGTGAACCACTTGAAGGCGCTGCAGATCCAGGGCAACAAGGGGGTGCACGACGAACCGGTGATGCGCAGCTCCGCCACCATTGGCGCGGTGCATCTGGCGGCCCTGGTGCAGTGGCTCTATGCAGAGCGCCTGCGCATGCCGCTGCCGAAGCAGCTGGCCGAAGCGCTTTCGGGCAAGGCGGTGAAGGACCGGCTGGAGGCCGAGCGCAGGAAACAGGAAGAAGAGCAACGTGCCCAAGCCGCGCACATTGCCGGGTTGCAAGCGCGCTTGGACGAGATAGCGTCGGCAGAAGCGCGCAAGGGCGATGAGCGCGCAGCGCTTGAAGCAGAGCTGGCGGCCATCCGCGCGCAGGCCGACGAAGGGCAGGCCTTGCGCAAGGAGCTTACGCAGTTGAGGCTGGTGGTGGAGAAGCAGGGGGAACGCGCCGGCGCGCCGGCCCTGCCGCCCCCAGCGGAAGCAGCAGCGCCCAAGCGCACGTCACGCACGTGGTGGTGGATGGCCGCTGTAGCCGCTGGGATCGCGATCAGCGTGATGCTCGTGCGCACTTCCGGCGAAGCGGAACCACTTGGCGAGGACTGGTCGGCGCCCGCCGATACGGTGCTGCGCGTGGTGCTGCTGCCTTTCCAGGTGCTGCAGGACGACCCGAACCTGGAGCTGCGCTTCGAGGAGGTGCTGCGCAAGCACCTGCACGCGCATGCGGCGGCGCATGGCATACCGGCGGAGATCAGGTTGCTGCGCGAAGCACGCGCGCTCAGCGGCGACGACGCGGTGCGTCTGGCGGACAGCCTGCATGCGCGGCTGCTCTTCCACGGCGAGCTTACCGAGCCCACGGCCACGGACAGCGGCGCCGTGAGCCTGCACTACGTGATGCGGCGCATGAACAGCAGCGAGGCCAACCGGCTTGTGCCCTTGCGCTTCCGCACGCTCGCCGAACGCGCCACCGAATTGCTCGTGGCCACCACGGGCAACCTCCTGGACCGGGCGATGGCCAACGTGCATGCCTCCAAGGGGGAATGGTCGCGCGCGCTGGAGCTGCTCTATGCATCGGAGCCCACCACCACCGAGGTCGATTTCGTGAATCGCGGGTTCCGCGTCGATTGCCATGCACGGCTGGGCCAGTTCAAGGAAGCGCTGCGCGAAGCCACGGCCATGGTGAACCTGCAGCCGGACAACGCTTATGGCTGGATGCTGACGGCCAATGTGCTCGACACCCTGGGCCAGCTGCCGGAAGCGCGCGCCACCTACGAGGAGGCACTGCTGCGCGCGCCTCGGCACACCGGGATCCTCACCGACCTGGCCGAGCTGTACCTGGGCGCGAGCGATCGAAGCGCGCAGGCTATTGCACGCGGCCTGGAGCTCGCCTTGCGGGCCATCGAGGCCGACAGCACATCGGGCCGGGCTAGGTTCCTTGCCGGCTTCGCAGCCTATGCCCAAGGCGATTGGCCGCAGAGCATGCATCACCTGGAGCGCGCCATCGCAACCGGGAATGCTCCGGCCAAGGCGCGAACCCTTCTTGCCGAACTGCTGATCCTTCGCGTGAGTCCCGCCGATCATCGCCGGGCCGAGGCCTTGCTGCTCGATGCCTTCCGGATCGATAGCACCGATGCCAGGACACTCTTCAACCTGGGCGAATTGTACACCAGGACCCCATTGGCCGATCCCGAGAAGGCGCAGGCATTCTACGCCCGTGCGCGATTGAGCGACCAGGTGATGGAGCGCGAGCGCACCATCGGATTAGCCAACGCCGCCCTGATGCAAGGGCGCAATGAGGAGGCGATCAGCCTCATCATGCCGATCTGGGAGCAGGACAGCACCAACGTACTTGCGGGCCAGGCCTATGCACAGGCCTTGCTGAACCTGAAGCGATACCCCGAGGCGGTGCGCGTGGCCGAGCAGCTCTTGGCCATCGACCCGCTGAGCAAGCACGGGCATATGAACCTGGGCCTCATCCATCGGCTCGGCGATGCCAGCGTGCGCGACCTGCCGAAAGCAGCGGCGCATTACCAGGCTGCGCTGCGCTCCGATCCCTTCGACACGCTCGCGCTCATCAACCTCGGCGGGATCCTCTTCGACCTGCAGGACCTCAACGGCACGGTGCGCATCATGCAGCGTGCGGTCGCCGCGGCTCCGCGATCACATCAAGCGCACCGAACGCTCGCCCTGGCGCTCAATGCCAGCGGGCGCGATCGCGAGGCGCTCACCCACTACATCATGGCGCATGAGCTCTGGCCCCATGATGATCTGGTGGCCTCGAACCTGGCCTACCTCCTCCTTGCGGAAGGCCTGACGCAAGATCCCGCCAGAGCGCTCGCGCTCGCGGAGCATTCGATGCGGCTCGCGCCGAGCGCGCCGAATCGCACAGTGCTCGCCATGGCCTTGGCGAAGAACGACCGCTTCGTTGAAGCGGCGCAGCAGTACAGCAGGGCTGTGGCCGAGGATCCGACGGTGCGATGGCCGGAGCTGGAAGCCTATTTGGCCACGAAGGGCTTCTGA
- the dnaG gene encoding DNA primase — MISPSAIQSVKDAMRVEEVVGEFVALKRKGPRYLGLCPFHNEKTPSFNVTPNLGIYKCFGCGKAGDAITFLQEHEHLSYVEAIKWLAKRYQIELPEEEQSPEQQLEQSERESIAVAQQWAMAWSEEQLWNTDEGKRIGLSYFHERGFSDTTIKAFHLGYVPEQGNAFAIAAQANGFNPEILEKAGWIKRRDDGGAWDFFAGRVTFPVFGLSGQPIAFGARTLKSDKKLPKYFNSPESVLYVKSRSLYGIHHAKKAIVEQQLCYLVEGYTDVISLHQAGITNVVASSGTSLTEDQVRLIKRYAPTVCILYDGDAAGMKASLRGIDLILKEGLNVKVVTFPEGEDPDSFAKSHSSSEVLAHLTGTAQDFLVFKATLLMQDVGDDPVKKAAAIHEIVESIALVPDQVLRSLYIQQCARLLSVNEQALISEMNKVLRRQYRKKLGDDQPVPEELIPTEIAPPQPTLEEVGTTPQERDLLRLLLAYGHERISVPVLDDEGNPADDESTVAETMFELLALDDILFDEPLFREIYLDYRFATNTGNAIDASRYVAHERQDWRGTAIDLLTDRHVLSPNWKDRHKIHVKRESEQLYDAIEEAVDILKERRVDRMVRDRQERLKTADDTNLMILLAEIRALTEVKQKLAKRTGRVVVG, encoded by the coding sequence CATCTACAAGTGCTTCGGCTGCGGCAAGGCCGGCGATGCCATCACCTTCCTGCAAGAGCACGAGCACCTCAGCTATGTAGAGGCGATCAAGTGGCTCGCGAAGCGCTACCAGATCGAACTGCCCGAAGAGGAGCAATCGCCCGAGCAGCAGCTGGAGCAGAGCGAGCGTGAGAGCATCGCCGTGGCGCAGCAATGGGCCATGGCCTGGAGCGAAGAGCAGCTCTGGAACACCGATGAAGGCAAGCGCATCGGCCTCTCGTACTTCCACGAGCGCGGCTTCAGCGATACCACCATCAAGGCCTTCCACCTGGGCTACGTGCCCGAGCAGGGCAACGCTTTCGCCATCGCTGCGCAGGCCAACGGCTTCAATCCGGAGATCCTGGAGAAGGCCGGTTGGATCAAGCGCCGCGACGATGGTGGGGCCTGGGACTTCTTCGCCGGGCGCGTCACCTTCCCCGTCTTCGGCCTCAGCGGCCAGCCCATCGCCTTCGGCGCGCGCACGCTGAAGAGCGATAAGAAGCTCCCGAAGTACTTCAACTCGCCCGAGAGCGTCCTCTATGTGAAGAGCCGCTCGCTCTACGGCATCCATCACGCCAAGAAGGCCATCGTGGAGCAGCAGCTCTGCTATCTGGTCGAGGGCTACACCGATGTGATCTCGCTGCATCAGGCCGGCATCACCAACGTGGTGGCCAGCAGCGGCACCAGCCTCACCGAGGATCAGGTGCGGCTGATCAAGCGCTATGCGCCAACGGTGTGCATCCTCTACGACGGCGATGCAGCGGGCATGAAGGCGAGCCTGCGCGGCATCGACCTCATCCTGAAGGAGGGCCTCAACGTGAAGGTGGTCACCTTCCCCGAGGGTGAGGATCCCGACAGCTTCGCCAAGAGCCACAGCAGCAGCGAGGTGCTCGCACATCTCACCGGCACCGCGCAGGACTTCCTCGTGTTCAAGGCCACCTTGCTCATGCAGGATGTGGGCGACGACCCCGTGAAGAAGGCCGCCGCCATCCACGAGATCGTGGAGAGCATCGCGCTGGTGCCCGATCAAGTATTGCGCTCACTCTACATCCAGCAATGCGCACGCCTGCTCAGCGTGAACGAGCAAGCGCTCATTAGCGAGATGAACAAGGTGCTGCGCAGGCAGTACCGCAAGAAGCTTGGTGATGACCAGCCCGTGCCGGAGGAGCTGATCCCAACGGAGATCGCGCCGCCGCAACCCACGCTGGAGGAGGTGGGCACCACACCGCAGGAACGCGACCTGCTCCGCCTGCTGCTCGCCTACGGCCACGAACGCATCAGCGTGCCCGTGCTCGACGACGAGGGCAATCCCGCCGACGACGAGAGTACCGTGGCCGAAACGATGTTCGAGCTGCTTGCCCTCGACGACATCCTCTTCGACGAGCCGCTCTTCCGCGAGATCTACCTCGACTACCGCTTCGCCACCAATACCGGCAACGCCATCGATGCCTCGCGCTACGTGGCCCACGAGCGCCAGGACTGGCGCGGCACCGCCATCGATCTGCTCACCGACCGCCACGTGCTCAGCCCCAATTGGAAGGACCGCCACAAGATCCACGTGAAGCGCGAGAGCGAGCAGCTCTACGATGCCATCGAGGAAGCCGTGGACATCCTCAAGGAGCGCCGCGTGGACCGCATGGTGCGCGACCGCCAGGAGCGGCTCAAGACCGCCGACGATACGAACCTGATGATCCTCCTCGCCGAGATCCGCGCGCTCACGGAGGTGAAGCAGAAGCTCGCGAAGCGGACCGGGAGGGTGGTGGTGGGCTGA